In Humulus lupulus chromosome 7, drHumLupu1.1, whole genome shotgun sequence, the following are encoded in one genomic region:
- the LOC133791018 gene encoding protein SOSEKI 5 produces MAVNARGQTTQLQNQKRWKDRATSPERNRVWTEPKLKTNAEKKVPVVYYLARNGQLEHPHFMEVLLSSAEGLYLRDVINRLNDLRGKGMATLYSWSSKRSYRNGFVWHDLSENDLICPAHGHEYVLKGSELLLDLAAYDPKVLESASSRSLRPPPETQNSGGDSDFPVVVRRRNQSWSSIDLHEYKVYKAESIGESAGKAAADASTQTDDKRRRRRQAIREEDETAAEPEEKGLRQMYESQSTELSREEISPPPSDSSPETLESLLKADGRLILAGNGVNEDGCPNRTSEICGGGKVKASSVLMQLLSCGSVSFKDCGPNLVKDHGMSLIGHYKARLPRGAGNPVETHSEQSNFSRVKLEEKEYFSGSLVETKKVEVPALQRSTSYNADRRSRLELAEEEVGGGVRAKCIPRKSRTLAAKKETSITTTACDNGSSSSERGSKRFEVHA; encoded by the exons atgGCGGTCAATGCCAGAGGACAAACTACACAGCTCCAAAATCAGAAGAGATGGAAAGACAGAGCAACCAGTCCCGAGCGGAATAGAGTTTGGACTGAACCAAAGCTCAAAACTAATGCAGAGAAAAAAGTACCAGTTGTTTACTATTTGGCTAGAAATGGTCAGCTTGAGCACCCTCATTTCATGGAGGTCCTGCTTTCCTCCGCTGAAGGACTCTATCTCAGAG ATGTTATTAACCGCTTAAATGATCTCCGAGGCAAAGGCATGGCCACCTTGTACTCCTGGTCTTCTAAACG GAGTTACAGAAATGGATTCGTGTGGCACGATTTATCAGAGAACGATCTCATATGCCCGGCACACGGCCATGAATACGTTCTCAAAGGCTCAGAGCTCCTTCTCGACCTGGCAGCGTACGATCCTAAAGTTCTCGAATCAGCGTCTTCTCGGTCTCTCCGACCTCCCCCGGAGACTCAAAATTCCGGCGGAGATTCAGATTTTCCCGTGGTTGTACGTCGGCGAAACCAGTCGTGGAGTTCCATTGACCTCCACGAGTATAAAGTTTACAAGGCCGAGTCCATCGGCGAGTCGGCTGGGAAAGCCGCTGCAGACGCGTCGACTCAGACCGACGACAAGAGACGACGTCGGCGGCAAGCTATTAGGGAAGAGGACGAGACGGCGGCTGAACCGGAGGAGAAAGGTCTCCGGCAAATGTACGAAAGTCAAAGCACGGAGCTGAGCAGGGAGGAGATTTCGCCTCCGCCGTCTGATTCGAGTCCCGAGACGCTGGAGTCTTTGTTGAAAGCTGATGGACGGCTGATATTGGCCGGCAACGGAGTCAACGAGGACGGTTGCCCGAACCGGACGTCCGAGATTTGCGGGGGTGGTAAGGTGAAGGCCTCGTCGGTTCTGATGCAATTGTTATCGTGCGGTTCGGTCTCGTTCAAGGACTGTGGACCCAATTTGGTGAAGGATCATGGGATGTCGTTGATTGGTCACTACAAGGCTAGGCTGCCACGCGGTGCAGGGAATCCAGTGGAGACTCATTCGGAACAGTCCAATTTTTCGAGGGTGAAGTTGGAAGAGAAGGAATATTTTAGCGGGAGCCTTGTCGAGACAAAGAAAGTAGAGGTCCCTGCCTTGCAAAGGTCTACTTCTTACAATGCAGATCG GAGATCGAGGTTGGAATTGGCCGAAGAAGAAGTTGGAGGAGGAGTTCGAGCAAAATGCATACCGAGGAAATCAAGGACATTGGCAGCCAAGAAAGAGACCAGCATCACCACCACCGCTTGTGACAATGGCAGTAGTAGTAGCGAACGAGGCAGCAAAAGATTTGAGGTTCACGCATAA